A genomic region of Synechococcus sp. NOUM97013 contains the following coding sequences:
- a CDS encoding Fur family transcriptional regulator — MSPASSPAEANGTLKKGLHQDGRRMTPQRRLVLDLFEEIGSGSHLSAEEVHRQLVDQQSKVSLATIYRTLRLLVEMDFLQELELREGGSRFELADEEHIHHHHLVCVRCGRTEEFESEAVLQAGRDSCDQFDFELIDSSLNVRGICPDCR; from the coding sequence ATGTCGCCAGCAAGCTCACCGGCTGAAGCGAATGGAACCCTGAAAAAGGGTCTGCACCAGGACGGGAGACGCATGACCCCTCAGCGTCGGCTTGTGCTGGATCTGTTCGAGGAGATCGGCAGCGGCAGTCATCTCAGTGCAGAAGAGGTGCACCGCCAATTAGTGGATCAACAGTCCAAGGTGTCCCTGGCCACCATCTATCGAACGCTGAGGTTGCTGGTGGAGATGGATTTCCTGCAGGAGCTGGAGCTGCGCGAGGGAGGCAGTCGATTTGAACTGGCCGACGAGGAGCATATTCATCACCACCACCTGGTCTGTGTCCGCTGCGGTCGAACCGAAGAGTTTGAAAGCGAAGCAGTGCTTCAAGCCGGAAGGGACTCCTGTGATCAATTCGATTTCGAACTGATTGATTCGAGCCTGAATGTGCGAGGCATCTGTCCAGATTGCCGTTGA
- the sepF gene encoding cell division protein SepF, with protein MNPQAANGSHTFILICPHSIDEGMSAVLAVREQQTVVLDLSKMDANTAQRTADFVSGGVRALDGQQYRLGELVFLFTPATTRVTQS; from the coding sequence ATGAATCCTCAAGCTGCCAACGGTTCGCATACGTTCATTCTGATCTGTCCTCATTCCATCGATGAAGGCATGTCAGCCGTGTTGGCGGTGCGCGAGCAACAGACCGTGGTGCTGGATCTGAGCAAGATGGATGCGAACACAGCCCAACGAACTGCCGATTTCGTCTCCGGTGGGGTGCGCGCCCTTGACGGTCAGCAGTATCGGTTGGGAGAGCTGGTGTTCCTGTTCACCCCAGCCACCACAAGAGTCACCCAGAGCTGA